Below is a genomic region from Vibrio pomeroyi.
TTCATTTTTACCACCTAATGTTTACGTATGACACTAGATTACTCGCCAAACAAGGAAGGATAAACAGAACAGAATTCATCAAAGATGTTCCTATTTAAGGAGCGGTTGAATTAGCAAAATAACAACAATTGGCTGCACAGTATTAACATCTAAGTTTGTGTAATACATAGCTTTGATCCATAGTCGGGTTTTAACACAATCCGAGATTTACACTGTGAGCTTTTTAAAACTGATCATGCTAGCTGCAATATGGGGGGGCTCGTTCCTTTTCATGAGAATTGCGGCTAATCCTTTAGGCCCAGCAGTCCTTATTGAAGCGCGAGTTTTGTGCGCAGCAATCACCCTACTCTTGGTTTCTTTTTATCTGAAAAGGAAGCTCTCTTTTAATGCCCACGCTAAGCACTTTTTCATTCTTGGATTGTTTAACACCGCGCTTCCTTTTCTGTTTTTCGCTTATGCGGCTCAAACACTCAATGCGTCGACCCTTGCTATTCTTAACTCCACTGCGCCAATTTGGGCAGCTATTATAGGGGCGATTTGGACAAAAACGGCGCTTGAAAGCAAGGTATTACTCGGATTGGGTATTGGCGTCACGGGTGTCTGTGTATTGGTCGGTTGGGATGCGATGAACATAGGCCAGGAAGCGATTATTCCTATTTTCGCTGCAGTAATGGCTGCGTTTAGTTACGGTATCGCCTCTAACTACACCAAAACAGCTCCAAAAGTAGAAGCCTTCAATAACGCACACGGCAGTATGTGGGCGGCGGTATTAATCGTATTGCCATTTGTGTTCTTCATTCCGATGAGAGAAGCACCCGATCTCACGATTACCACATCGGTTATCTTGTTGGGTGCTGTTTGTACTGGGCTAGCGTACCTCCTTTATTTCAACCTCATCAATGAACTTGGCGCGCCTTCGGCACTATCAGTCACCTTCTTGATTCCGGTGTTTGGTATCCTTTGGGGGAACTTATTCTTAGATGAAGCGATTGGTATCAACACAGTGGTTGGTTCCGTTCTTGTTATCACTGGTACTATGTTGGTGACGGGCTTATCGCCAGCTCAGATGATCAAAAACGCGCGAGAAAAGCGCCGACAAAAAGCGAGCTAGACTCGAATCCGTTCCGCCTCTTATACCAATAAAAGTGGAACAATTAGATACAGAAACGGCCTCATTTTCGAGGCCGTTTTTATAAGTGTTATCTAGGGATTTAACTGATTGCAGACTTATTCATGTACTGCTGAATTTTGTTTCGCAACCACTGGTGAGCCGAGTTCACATCGGTTCGTTTATGCCAAATCATGTATTGCTGCATTGGCAGAATTTCAAACGGCTGATCGAGCACTTGCAGTTGGAAGGCTTCTGCAAATTGATTGGCAAAATCACGCGATGTACTGCCTACGCAATCTGAGCCCGACACCAATACACACATGGTCATCAACGAGTCACACTCTGCGCTGACCTTACGTTGCTTGAGTGGCGACTTGGTGAAGTAATCCGCCGTATACAAGCGAGTACGACGCATCCGAAAAGTAATGTGCTTCTCGTTGTAATATTGCTCTTCGTTGACCGAACCATTGATTCTAGGGTGACCTTTTCTCGCAATGAGCACCAGTTCATCTTCAATCACAGGTTGTTTCATGTAGCCATTCACTTGCGGGTAGTGAACATCAATCGCTAAATCCGCCTGCTGCATGCTCAAGCTCTGCAATAACTCTTCTTCGTTATTCGGCACCATATTGAACTCGATTGAGATATTGCCCAGCGTATCATCTTGCTCGACAAGAGGTTGAAGCTTGGTGAGACCGATCTCGTTAACCAGAATACGAAACACATGATGCTGCTGATTATCAAACTGCTTTAGGGTGCTGACCGCGCTGGTTATCCCTTCTAAGGCAGGTTCAACTCGGATTGCCAATTGCACCGCCGCATTGGTCGGAGTGATCCCTCGTCCTTCGCGAATAAAGAGATCGGTATCCAGTTGAGATTGCAGTCGCTTCAATGCACCGCTGACTCCGG
It encodes:
- a CDS encoding LysR family transcriptional regulator yields the protein MSDVEKLDLNLLSVFLEVYRLKSITLASESLGMTQPGVSGALKRLQSQLDTDLFIREGRGITPTNAAVQLAIRVEPALEGITSAVSTLKQFDNQQHHVFRILVNEIGLTKLQPLVEQDDTLGNISIEFNMVPNNEEELLQSLSMQQADLAIDVHYPQVNGYMKQPVIEDELVLIARKGHPRINGSVNEEQYYNEKHITFRMRRTRLYTADYFTKSPLKQRKVSAECDSLMTMCVLVSGSDCVGSTSRDFANQFAEAFQLQVLDQPFEILPMQQYMIWHKRTDVNSAHQWLRNKIQQYMNKSAIS
- a CDS encoding DMT family transporter — encoded protein: MSFLKLIMLAAIWGGSFLFMRIAANPLGPAVLIEARVLCAAITLLLVSFYLKRKLSFNAHAKHFFILGLFNTALPFLFFAYAAQTLNASTLAILNSTAPIWAAIIGAIWTKTALESKVLLGLGIGVTGVCVLVGWDAMNIGQEAIIPIFAAVMAAFSYGIASNYTKTAPKVEAFNNAHGSMWAAVLIVLPFVFFIPMREAPDLTITTSVILLGAVCTGLAYLLYFNLINELGAPSALSVTFLIPVFGILWGNLFLDEAIGINTVVGSVLVITGTMLVTGLSPAQMIKNAREKRRQKAS